The Alkalihalobacillus sp. LMS6 genomic interval GTAATAACGTGAGTTGAGTCTTCGTACCATTTGATTTCTTTGTCGTCTGTTTCAATTTCATTGTAAATAATGGTGGCACTCTCTGTATCAATCATTTCATCATGCCGAGCTTGTACAATAAAGGCAGGTGAATAAATTAAGTCTAATTCACTTCTCACATCGTCCATTAGCTGGCGTAATTTATAGAGCGTATCCATTGATGTTTCTTTTAACGCATTGACTTCTTTCTCAATGTCGTCTTCGTTCTTCTTCTCCAGTTGCTTGTATTCTTTTGCATACTTCAAAAAGCCTTTTTTTATCGCTTCTTCTGTTCTCGGTCGAACAGGTGCACACATTGATACGATGCCCTTTACTGGTTTAGAAAGACCTAATTTAAGCGTGAACACCCCGCCTAGCGATAACCCGCACACCGCAATTTCATCGTACCCTTCATGTTTAAGGTGGTCATAGGCTGCTTCCACATCCTCCCACCAATCGTCAGGACTATACGTAACAAGCTCCTCTGGCGGAACACCATGCCCGCGATAAAGCGGCGCATGGCACGTGTACCCTTCATTTTGTAAAAACCGTCCAAGCATACGCACATCTGCTGTTGTTCCGGTAAAGCCATGAAGAAGTAAAACAGCTCGCTTTCCTCCTGTAAATGTAAATGGCTTAGGTGCAACAATCTTCATGTTGTTTTCTTCCTCTCTTCATTACTTTCTATTAAGAACGCTTTAATTTGATTGATTACTTCTTCGCTTTCAAACCCATGAAAAATCATATGTCGCGATCGTTTCATCGCAATTAACTCTTTTTCATCCGATTCTATAATATCATAGAGATGATAAGCTGATTTCATTGGCACCAAACCATCTTGCTCACTTTGAATGATTAATGTGGGTACGCGAATTCTGCTTGCATACGGCTTTGTCTTTTGCACGAGCTGCAAGAATTGGGACAACGCTGCAAAAGGCGTTTCTTTAAACTTCTTCTCATAGAGCTCAATCAGCTGATCTTCCTCTTGATTGCCAGTGATGTGAAACCGAATGGCGGCAATCATATCTTTAAAAAATTGCTTCGGGTTGAAATAAAATGCTGCTGCATTTAACAAGACTAACTTACCAACAGGATACCTCGCCGCGATATAGCTTGCGAGCATGCCTCCCATTGAAAAGCCGATAACAAATACTTCCGTACATCGCTTCTGTAACTCTTCAAATGCCACTTCAACCGTATATACCCATTCTTCGTACGTAGCTGTTTTTAACTCATTCAACTCTTTTCCATGACCTGGCAAGACCGGGCTGTATACGACCCAGCCTTCTTGCTTTTGTAGCTCTTTGACAATCGGCTCAACTTCCCATGGATCACCAGTAAAGCCGTGAATGCATAAACACCCAATCAAACCCATCGCCTCTTTTCTTAAGATGACAGTAATGTGGATAAGCGCTCAAAGGATTTTCTTTTTTCTTTGTAGTCGAACACATTCGTTAAGAGTAAAAACTGATCCGATTGTGCTTGTTCAGCAAGTTGTTCTAGCTTTTGCTTTACAGTGTCAGTTGACCCAATAATCATCCGTTTTCGGTTTTTAACAATTATTTCCTCTTCACGAACTGTTAATTGACGGTTCATTTCATAAGGAATTCGACTATCAAGTCCTTTTTCCGTTTGCAAAAGCCACAAATCTTGCTGCTTAGCTAGAGATTCTGCATGCGCATCATCTTCTCCACAAATAACAAATACAGCTGTTAATGCATCTTTATGATCGCTTACCGCTAAACGATACGCTTCGTGCGCTTCTTTTAATCGGTCCGGTTGAATAAAAAAGCCATGAACAAAACCTAGTCCTTTCTCTGCAGACACTGTTGCGCTCCGCTCTCCTAAACCAAGTATATATAAAGATGGATTCGTAATCGGCAATGGTGAAGCGGTCATGCCAGCGTGACTTCGATTCGTTGTCCACTGCACGACTTCGTCCACTTTATCCCAGAAGCGATCCATCTCGCTGTCTTTTCCGTTCGCAAGTGCTCTCCGTATTCGCTCATTTCCACCTGGCGAACGGCCTAACCCGCCATCTATTCGATTTGGGTACATCACTTCTAATTGATTGAACATGCTCGCTACTTTATAAGCACTATACTGCGGCAGCAAAACGCCACCTGAGCCGACACGAATTCGAGACGTTTTTGCAGCAGCTGTTGCCATCCAAAGCTCTGGAGAACTTGAGACTAGCCCCTTCGTTCCATGATGCTCAGCAAACCAATAGCGTTCGTATCCTAGTTGCTCCGCTCGAATGACAAGATCAACTGTTTGTTGTGCTGTTTCTTCCACTGTTTTCCCTATTGACGTAGGGACTTGATCTAAAATACTCAAACGCACGCAACATTCACCTCTTCATGCGAAGTTTTCCTCTTTTTGACCATTTTCAAACACAAAA includes:
- a CDS encoding LLM class flavin-dependent oxidoreductase, which encodes MRLSILDQVPTSIGKTVEETAQQTVDLVIRAEQLGYERYWFAEHHGTKGLVSSSPELWMATAAAKTSRIRVGSGGVLLPQYSAYKVASMFNQLEVMYPNRIDGGLGRSPGGNERIRRALANGKDSEMDRFWDKVDEVVQWTTNRSHAGMTASPLPITNPSLYILGLGERSATVSAEKGLGFVHGFFIQPDRLKEAHEAYRLAVSDHKDALTAVFVICGEDDAHAESLAKQQDLWLLQTEKGLDSRIPYEMNRQLTVREEEIIVKNRKRMIIGSTDTVKQKLEQLAEQAQSDQFLLLTNVFDYKEKRKSFERLSTLLSS
- a CDS encoding carboxylesterase, producing the protein MKIVAPKPFTFTGGKRAVLLLHGFTGTTADVRMLGRFLQNEGYTCHAPLYRGHGVPPEELVTYSPDDWWEDVEAAYDHLKHEGYDEIAVCGLSLGGVFTLKLGLSKPVKGIVSMCAPVRPRTEEAIKKGFLKYAKEYKQLEKKNEDDIEKEVNALKETSMDTLYKLRQLMDDVRSELDLIYSPAFIVQARHDEMIDTESATIIYNEIETDDKEIKWYEDSTHVITLGDEKEQLHQDILSFLNELDWSN
- a CDS encoding carboxylesterase; translated protein: MIGCLCIHGFTGDPWEVEPIVKELQKQEGWVVYSPVLPGHGKELNELKTATYEEWVYTVEVAFEELQKRCTEVFVIGFSMGGMLASYIAARYPVGKLVLLNAAAFYFNPKQFFKDMIAAIRFHITGNQEEDQLIELYEKKFKETPFAALSQFLQLVQKTKPYASRIRVPTLIIQSEQDGLVPMKSAYHLYDIIESDEKELIAMKRSRHMIFHGFESEEVINQIKAFLIESNEERKKTT